The following are from one region of the Halodesulfovibrio sp. MK-HDV genome:
- a CDS encoding PspA/IM30 family protein → MSIFKRMFKFTQSEAHAAMDKIEDPIKMTEQGIRDLQQDMKSAMTGLAEVKGMSINTRKQSEFAQKRAQEYEKKAMLLLQKMQNGELDPAEAERLATSALNEKETQAAEYVRLAGEADHHEKLAAQLQANVNKIKSTITSYQNDLTTLKARSKTAAATKRINEQVAQIDSSGTVAMLEKMKAKVEADEALATAYGEVASMETSVDDELDKALQGPSAGQSEQLAALKAKMGIAG, encoded by the coding sequence ATGTCTATTTTTAAACGCATGTTTAAGTTCACTCAATCAGAAGCTCATGCTGCCATGGATAAAATCGAAGATCCAATCAAAATGACAGAGCAGGGCATTAGAGATCTTCAGCAAGACATGAAAAGTGCGATGACAGGCCTTGCCGAAGTAAAAGGCATGTCCATTAATACACGCAAGCAGTCAGAATTTGCTCAAAAACGGGCTCAAGAGTATGAAAAAAAAGCCATGCTCCTACTCCAAAAAATGCAGAATGGCGAGCTTGATCCTGCCGAAGCAGAACGCCTTGCAACTTCGGCATTAAATGAAAAAGAAACGCAAGCAGCAGAATATGTTCGCCTTGCAGGTGAGGCAGATCATCACGAGAAACTTGCAGCTCAGCTGCAAGCCAATGTGAATAAAATCAAATCCACCATCACATCATACCAAAATGATCTAACTACACTTAAAGCTCGCTCTAAAACCGCAGCAGCTACAAAGCGAATAAACGAACAAGTTGCACAGATTGATTCTAGTGGCACTGTTGCTATGCTGGAAAAAATGAAAGCAAAAGTCGAGGCGGACGAGGCTCTGGCAACAGCATACGGCGAAGTTGCAAGCATGGAGACCTCCGTTGATGACGAGCTCGATAAAGCCTTACAAGGACCCTCTGCAGGGCAGTCCGAACAGCTTGCAGCCTTAAAAGCGAAAATGGGAATTGCTGGATAA
- a CDS encoding DUF4178 domain-containing protein produces KKLAETGDPPKTIEYDGVKYQLTTVSGGLFLQNGQDKMNVPPKEMLAWDFESDDGDHYLSIEQWAENDFSASIGWPVEEYQFTNILPGAN; encoded by the coding sequence AAAAAAACTTGCTGAGACTGGAGACCCGCCCAAGACTATCGAATACGATGGTGTTAAATATCAGTTAACAACAGTCTCAGGCGGGCTTTTTTTGCAGAATGGTCAAGATAAAATGAATGTTCCCCCTAAGGAAATGCTTGCGTGGGATTTTGAAAGTGATGACGGTGACCACTATCTTTCAATCGAACAATGGGCGGAAAACGATTTCTCAGCCAGCATTGGTTGGCCTGTTGAAGAATATCAATTTACCAACATACTCCCTGGAGCCAACTAA
- a CDS encoding polyamine aminopropyltransferase has protein sequence MSNTRSLSFVLKAAVFATGLAGIVAEYVLSTLATYLLGNAIFQWTIVMSLMLFAMGLGSRLSKSFNKNLIDVFVFVEFTLSVLCASASVLSYGLAAYTENISLVIYSISIAIGMLIGFEIPLVTRINNSYEELRTNIANVMEKDYYGALVGGLLFAFVALPYLGLTYTPIALAAVNFIVAIIFMWRFSHLFTARKAIYGAFCISAILLVGITLYAKPIIMFGEQRQYKDKIIFSKQTKFQKIVMTQWRDNYWLFINGQEQFSSFDEEKYHEPLVHPAMKLAAEHSNILILGGGDGLALREIWKHDGVEKVTLVDLDADMTTFARTHPVLTRLNKNSMADPRLLLVHMDAGKYLRDNHEKYSVVIIDLPDPDTVDLMHLYSVDFYNLIRSKLRKGGVIVTQASSPYFSPKAFLCIKK, from the coding sequence GTGTCTAATACTCGTTCATTAAGCTTTGTCCTCAAAGCAGCTGTATTCGCAACTGGATTGGCTGGTATTGTAGCAGAGTATGTCCTATCCACACTGGCAACCTATCTTTTAGGAAATGCCATTTTTCAGTGGACTATTGTTATGTCCCTTATGCTTTTTGCAATGGGACTTGGGAGCAGGCTAAGTAAGTCTTTTAACAAAAACCTCATTGATGTTTTTGTGTTTGTAGAGTTCACATTATCTGTATTATGTGCATCAGCGTCCGTACTTTCCTATGGCCTTGCAGCTTATACAGAGAATATTAGCCTTGTTATCTATAGCATTTCAATTGCTATAGGTATGTTAATTGGTTTTGAGATTCCTTTAGTTACACGTATTAATAATAGCTATGAAGAGCTCCGGACAAACATCGCAAACGTAATGGAAAAAGATTACTACGGTGCGCTTGTCGGTGGTCTCTTGTTTGCTTTTGTAGCGCTTCCTTATTTAGGGCTTACTTATACTCCAATTGCTCTTGCCGCAGTGAATTTTATTGTCGCAATAATTTTTATGTGGCGTTTTTCTCACTTATTTACTGCAAGAAAAGCGATTTATGGTGCCTTTTGCATATCTGCAATTCTCTTAGTAGGGATTACTTTATATGCTAAGCCAATCATTATGTTTGGTGAACAACGCCAGTATAAAGATAAGATTATTTTTTCGAAGCAAACTAAGTTTCAAAAAATAGTTATGACGCAATGGCGTGATAACTATTGGCTATTCATCAATGGTCAGGAGCAATTTTCTAGTTTTGACGAAGAGAAATATCATGAGCCACTGGTGCATCCAGCAATGAAGCTTGCCGCGGAACATTCAAATATTCTAATTCTTGGCGGAGGGGATGGACTTGCTCTGCGGGAAATATGGAAACACGATGGAGTAGAGAAGGTAACTCTGGTTGATCTTGATGCTGATATGACAACATTTGCACGAACACATCCAGTACTTACCCGTCTAAATAAGAACTCAATGGCGGACCCTAGATTGCTGTTAGTCCATATGGATGCAGGGAAATATTTGAGAGATAATCATGAAAAATATTCTGTTGTTATTATTGATCTTCCCGATCCTGACACGGTAGATTTGATGCATTTGTATAGTGTTGATTTTTATAATCTAATACGAAGCAAGTTACGTAAAGGCGGTGTTATTGTGACTCAAGCATCAAGCCCCTATTTTTCGCCTAAGGCATTTTTGTGCATAAAAAAAA
- the speD gene encoding adenosylmethionine decarboxylase translates to MIEKDVNINACMSCGVHWIIELSGCDFSTLNNKKVIASTLNAVCAAGAFTKLNSVEHSFSPHGITMLYLLSESHISIHTWPEHGYAAIDVFTCGTPPSEKLIVEALQANLNPKHYDIKKLQRGFVSFPVKQVVPA, encoded by the coding sequence ATGATTGAAAAAGATGTTAATATAAATGCTTGCATGTCATGTGGCGTTCATTGGATAATAGAACTTAGTGGATGTGATTTCTCAACTTTAAATAATAAAAAAGTTATTGCATCAACACTTAATGCAGTATGTGCTGCTGGAGCCTTTACTAAATTAAATTCTGTTGAACACTCTTTTTCACCTCATGGTATTACTATGCTTTATCTTCTTTCTGAATCACATATTTCTATTCATACGTGGCCAGAACATGGATATGCGGCTATCGATGTATTTACATGCGGTACTCCGCCATCTGAAAAGCTTATAGTTGAAGCTCTTCAAGCCAACTTGAATCCGAAACACTATGATATTAAAAAATTACAAAGAGGGTTCGTAAGCTTCCCCGTCAAACAGGTAGTTCCTGCTTAG
- a CDS encoding YbjN domain-containing protein has product MLSHFEKVKNFLHEMDVAITSEDTNNELVVINDAEKGICHMVIDCEAPILILEQVILPIVEENTFLYKRLLQMNRNLVHGAFTLDSDGTKVIFRDTLQLENLDRNELEGSIKALELGLVEFGSELLSFASTS; this is encoded by the coding sequence ATGCTGTCGCACTTTGAGAAGGTAAAAAACTTCCTTCATGAAATGGACGTTGCAATTACATCTGAAGATACAAATAATGAATTAGTTGTAATCAATGATGCAGAAAAAGGGATTTGTCATATGGTGATTGATTGTGAAGCACCAATTCTAATCCTTGAACAAGTGATTCTTCCTATCGTTGAAGAAAACACCTTCTTGTATAAAAGACTGCTGCAAATGAACCGCAACCTTGTCCATGGTGCATTCACTTTGGATTCTGATGGCACAAAGGTTATTTTTCGAGACACACTCCAATTAGAAAATCTCGATCGAAATGAACTTGAAGGCTCCATAAAAGCTTTAGAGCTTGGCCTTGTCGAGTTTGGTTCAGAATTGCTTAGCTTTGCTTCAACTAGTTAG
- a CDS encoding DUF350 domain-containing protein, giving the protein MELQNILESGGLLLGFFAIFFIGKIVNDKLHPEYNIQEELVEKDNPALALTLTGYYFGLVLTIGGALSGETNGFMQDVKDLVLYGVSGIVLLNASWFLCDKIILPYCNVSTELIAKQSLSVGAIAAACSIASGFILFGAIQGDGSFLTMVAYWAIGQCLLILAAKLYNVITPFDIHSEIQKNNLAVGISTAGVIVSIGTLIGLAAEGDFESWSESLSSYIVYAVLGLVLIPIIRMLADYILLPGASLTDELVNQEIPNIGAAYIEAFSYIAAAFAIYWCV; this is encoded by the coding sequence ATGGAACTACAGAATATTTTAGAAAGCGGTGGCTTATTGCTTGGTTTTTTTGCCATTTTTTTTATTGGGAAAATTGTTAACGACAAGCTGCACCCAGAATACAATATACAAGAAGAACTGGTTGAAAAAGACAATCCTGCGTTAGCGCTTACGCTAACCGGATATTATTTTGGGTTAGTTTTAACTATTGGTGGAGCGTTGTCCGGAGAAACCAATGGCTTTATGCAGGATGTTAAAGATTTGGTGTTATATGGCGTTAGCGGGATTGTACTTCTCAATGCGTCTTGGTTTTTATGTGACAAAATCATTCTTCCGTATTGCAATGTAAGCACAGAACTTATCGCCAAACAAAGTCTTAGTGTAGGTGCCATTGCCGCCGCTTGTTCGATTGCGTCTGGATTTATTTTATTCGGTGCAATTCAAGGAGATGGAAGCTTCTTAACAATGGTTGCGTATTGGGCAATCGGGCAATGTCTCTTAATTCTTGCAGCTAAATTATATAATGTGATTACTCCGTTTGACATTCATAGTGAAATTCAAAAAAACAATCTTGCCGTAGGGATTAGCACTGCTGGTGTTATCGTTAGTATTGGTACGCTCATTGGATTAGCTGCAGAAGGGGACTTTGAATCTTGGAGTGAAAGCCTTAGCTCATACATTGTTTATGCTGTATTAGGTCTCGTTTTAATTCCAATCATCCGGATGCTTGCGGATTACATTCTCCTCCCGGGAGCTAGCCTCACAGACGAGCTAGTGAATCAGGAAATACCAAACATCGGCGCAGCCTATATTGAAGCGTTTTCGTATATCGCGGCAGCTTTTGCAATTTATTGGTGTGTCTAA
- a CDS encoding TrkA family potassium uptake protein, giving the protein MQQLHEQKVHTVATAAFFLLAIGGGLFSITEEMNFVDSLWWAVVTMTTVGYGDISPASTGGKLVGVVLMLTGIGIVGLFTATVASVFVENKILEHKGMRDVLTDNHIVLCGWNSQGTNILKELKADAKMEYSDIVILAEIEQSPVYEEQVHFVKGSLNHDTIKKANIENASTVILLSDDSVESGYRDAKTVMDILLLKKACPNLYICAELADSITVNHALQAGANEVVVVSDFRSKLLAQAALDHGITGMVSELVSNRYGNVFYKTPLPDSYVNREFFNIFCDMKKSRNVICLGIQRGSDDTVITNPKEDLLLEQGDMLLVVAESRDALA; this is encoded by the coding sequence CTGCAACAGCTACACGAGCAAAAAGTTCACACTGTAGCTACTGCAGCTTTTTTTTTACTTGCTATTGGTGGGGGCTTATTTTCCATCACAGAAGAAATGAACTTTGTTGATTCTTTATGGTGGGCAGTGGTCACAATGACTACTGTAGGATACGGCGACATCTCTCCTGCTTCAACAGGGGGAAAGCTTGTCGGTGTTGTGTTAATGCTTACTGGCATCGGAATAGTTGGCTTATTCACAGCAACAGTAGCAAGTGTTTTTGTTGAAAATAAAATTTTGGAGCATAAAGGCATGCGCGATGTTTTAACGGATAACCATATTGTTCTTTGTGGTTGGAATAGCCAGGGAACAAATATTCTTAAAGAGTTAAAAGCTGATGCAAAAATGGAATATTCAGACATCGTTATTCTTGCAGAAATTGAACAATCACCTGTATATGAAGAGCAAGTCCACTTTGTAAAGGGGAGCTTGAATCATGATACAATCAAAAAAGCCAATATCGAAAATGCAAGCACCGTAATTCTACTTTCCGATGACTCAGTAGAATCTGGCTATCGTGATGCAAAAACTGTCATGGATATTTTGTTGCTTAAGAAAGCATGCCCTAACTTGTACATTTGTGCTGAACTTGCAGACTCTATAACTGTAAACCATGCGTTGCAAGCTGGCGCCAACGAAGTTGTTGTTGTCAGCGACTTCCGAAGCAAATTGCTTGCCCAGGCAGCTTTAGACCATGGAATTACAGGTATGGTCTCGGAATTAGTGAGTAACAGGTATGGCAACGTTTTCTATAAGACTCCCCTACCTGATTCATATGTGAATAGAGAATTTTTTAATATTTTTTGTGATATGAAAAAATCACGCAACGTCATTTGTCTCGGTATTCAAAGGGGTTCTGACGATACTGTTATCACAAACCCTAAAGAAGATTTATTACTCGAACAAGGTGACATGTTACTTGTCGTTGCTGAGAGCAGAGATGCTCTGGCTTAA